The following coding sequences are from one Mycobacterium bourgelatii window:
- the smc gene encoding chromosome segregation protein SMC, which produces MYLKSLTLKGFKSFAAPTTLRFEPGITAVVGPNGSGKSNVVDALAWVMGEQGAKTLRGGKMEDVIFAGTSSRAPLGRAEVTVTIDNSDNALPIEYSEVSITRRMFRDGASEYEINGSSCRLMDVQELLSDSGIGREMHVIVGQGKLDEILQSRPEDRRAFIEEAAGVLKHRKRKEKALRKLDAMQANLARLTDLTTELRRQLKPLGRQAEVARRAQTIQADLRDARLRLAADDLVSRRSEREAIFEAEAMMRREHEEATARLAVASEELAAHEAALADLSQRAEAVQHTWFGLSALAERVAATVRIANERAQHLDVAPVTTSDTDPDALEAEADQVAAAEQQLLAELAAARARLDAARAELAEREREAVEADRAHLAAVRAEADRREGLARLTGQVETMRARVESIDDRVARLSERIEQAAARAEQARAEFEKVQGKVGELDQGEVGLDEQHERTMAAVRQADERVAELQAAERGAEREVASLRARIDALSVSLERKDGAAWLTRNHGGAGFFGSVAQLVKVRSGYETALAAVLGSAADALAAENPDAAHRAVTALKQADGGRAALVLGDWPAQGEPARFALPGGALWALDLVEVPPRLRGAITAMLSDVAVVRELAQALELVSSLPNLRAVTMDGDLVGPGWVSGGSDRKLSTLEITSEIDRARAELSRTEERVAELSAALAGARAEQAARHDSAEQALAALNESDTAISAMYEQLGRLGQEARSAENELAQLMRQREELESGRAQTVEEVSELEARLRNAQETQQVDTAEPIDRQAIAAAAEGARSVEVEARLAVRTAEERVNAVRGRADSLRRAAAAEREARVRAEQARAARLRAAAVAAAVADSGRLLAGRLSGVVEAASRLRDQLAAERRERSAAMSAVREETNTLSARVAALNDSLHRDEVANAQAAMRIEQLEQMVLEQFGMAPADLIAEYGPDVPLPPTELEMAEFEQARERGEQVVAPAPMPFDRATQERRAKRAERELNELGRVNPLALEEFAALEERYNFLATQLEDVKAARKDLLDVVAEVDSRILQVFSDAFTDVEREFREVFTVLFPGGEGRLRLTQPDDMLTTGIEVEARPPGKKVTRLSLLSGGEKALTAVAMLVAIFRARPSPFYIMDEVEAALDDVNLRRLIGLFELLRDQSQLIIITHQKPTMEVADALYGVTMQGDGITTVISQRIRGQQVDRLVSSSS; this is translated from the coding sequence GTGTACCTCAAGAGTCTGACGCTGAAGGGCTTCAAGTCCTTTGCCGCGCCGACGACTCTGCGCTTCGAGCCAGGGATCACGGCCGTGGTCGGGCCCAATGGCTCCGGTAAGTCCAACGTCGTCGACGCCCTGGCGTGGGTGATGGGGGAGCAGGGGGCAAAGACGCTGCGCGGCGGCAAGATGGAGGACGTCATCTTCGCCGGCACCTCGTCGCGCGCTCCGCTGGGCAGGGCCGAAGTCACCGTCACCATCGACAACTCCGACAACGCGCTGCCCATTGAGTACTCCGAGGTGTCGATCACCCGTCGGATGTTCCGCGACGGTGCCAGCGAATACGAAATCAACGGCAGCAGTTGCCGTTTGATGGACGTGCAGGAGCTGCTGAGCGACTCGGGCATCGGCCGCGAGATGCACGTGATCGTCGGGCAGGGCAAGTTGGACGAGATCCTGCAGTCCCGCCCCGAGGACCGCCGCGCCTTCATCGAGGAGGCCGCCGGCGTCCTGAAACACCGCAAGCGCAAAGAGAAGGCATTGCGCAAGCTCGACGCGATGCAGGCGAACCTGGCCCGGCTCACCGACCTGACCACCGAGCTGCGTCGGCAACTCAAGCCGCTGGGTCGGCAAGCCGAAGTCGCCCGTCGCGCCCAGACCATCCAGGCCGACCTGCGCGACGCGCGACTGCGGTTGGCCGCCGACGATCTGGTGAGCCGGCGGTCCGAGCGCGAGGCGATCTTCGAGGCCGAGGCCATGATGCGCCGCGAGCATGAGGAGGCGACGGCCCGCCTGGCGGTGGCATCCGAGGAGTTGGCCGCGCACGAAGCCGCGCTGGCCGATCTCTCCCAACGAGCAGAAGCGGTGCAGCACACCTGGTTTGGGCTGTCTGCGCTGGCCGAGCGGGTGGCCGCCACGGTGCGCATCGCCAACGAGCGGGCCCAACACCTCGATGTGGCGCCGGTGACGACCAGTGACACCGACCCCGACGCGCTGGAAGCCGAAGCAGACCAAGTGGCTGCCGCCGAACAGCAGTTGTTGGCCGAGCTGGCCGCTGCGCGCGCCCGGCTGGACGCCGCGCGCGCGGAGTTGGCCGAGCGGGAGCGCGAGGCTGTGGAGGCCGACCGCGCTCATCTGGCGGCGGTTCGGGCCGAGGCGGACCGGCGCGAGGGCCTGGCTCGGTTGACCGGGCAGGTCGAGACCATGCGGGCGCGCGTCGAATCGATCGATGACCGGGTGGCGCGGTTGTCCGAGCGCATCGAGCAGGCCGCCGCGCGCGCGGAGCAGGCCCGCGCCGAGTTCGAGAAGGTGCAGGGCAAGGTCGGGGAACTCGACCAGGGCGAGGTCGGCCTCGACGAGCAGCACGAGCGGACGATGGCCGCGGTGCGGCAGGCCGACGAACGCGTTGCCGAACTACAGGCGGCCGAACGCGGTGCCGAACGCGAGGTCGCCTCCCTGCGGGCCCGCATCGACGCGCTCTCGGTCAGCTTGGAGCGCAAGGACGGCGCCGCGTGGCTGACGCGGAACCACGGCGGCGCAGGGTTTTTCGGGTCGGTTGCCCAGCTGGTCAAAGTCCGCTCGGGGTACGAGACGGCGCTGGCCGCGGTGCTGGGGTCGGCTGCCGACGCATTGGCCGCCGAAAACCCCGACGCCGCACACCGGGCCGTCACCGCGCTCAAACAAGCCGACGGGGGTCGCGCGGCCTTGGTCTTGGGCGACTGGCCTGCCCAAGGCGAACCCGCGCGATTTGCCCTCCCCGGCGGTGCTCTGTGGGCGTTGGACCTGGTCGAGGTGCCGCCTCGGTTGCGGGGAGCGATCACCGCGATGCTGTCCGATGTCGCGGTGGTCCGGGAATTGGCCCAAGCGCTGGAACTGGTGAGTTCGCTTCCCAACCTGCGTGCCGTCACGATGGACGGCGATCTGGTCGGGCCCGGCTGGGTCAGTGGTGGATCCGACCGCAAGCTGTCCACCCTGGAGATCACCTCGGAGATCGACCGCGCCCGTGCCGAATTGAGCCGCACCGAGGAGCGGGTCGCTGAATTGAGCGCGGCCTTGGCCGGCGCGCGGGCCGAGCAAGCCGCGCGGCATGACTCCGCCGAACAGGCGCTGGCCGCGTTGAACGAATCCGACACCGCGATCTCGGCGATGTACGAGCAGCTGGGACGGCTCGGCCAGGAAGCGCGGTCGGCAGAAAATGAGCTGGCTCAGCTGATGCGGCAGCGTGAGGAGCTGGAGTCCGGGCGCGCGCAGACCGTCGAAGAGGTTTCCGAACTCGAGGCTCGGCTGCGCAACGCGCAGGAGACGCAGCAGGTGGACACCGCCGAGCCGATTGATCGGCAGGCGATCGCGGCCGCCGCGGAGGGTGCCCGCAGCGTGGAAGTGGAGGCGCGTCTGGCGGTGCGGACGGCCGAGGAACGGGTCAACGCGGTGCGCGGACGGGCCGATTCGCTGCGCCGCGCGGCCGCCGCCGAACGCGAGGCGCGGGTGCGCGCCGAACAGGCTAGGGCCGCCCGACTGCGCGCGGCCGCGGTCGCCGCAGCCGTTGCGGATTCCGGCCGCTTGCTTGCGGGCCGGCTGAGCGGCGTGGTCGAAGCAGCGTCACGATTGCGCGACCAACTGGCCGCCGAACGCCGTGAGCGGTCCGCCGCGATGTCCGCCGTCCGCGAAGAGACGAACACGCTGAGCGCTCGAGTGGCCGCCCTCAACGATTCGCTGCACCGTGACGAAGTTGCCAACGCCCAAGCGGCCATGCGCATCGAACAGCTCGAGCAGATGGTGCTGGAACAGTTCGGCATGGCTCCGGCCGACCTCATCGCCGAATATGGTCCCGACGTGCCGCTGCCGCCGACCGAGCTTGAGATGGCCGAGTTCGAGCAAGCCCGCGAGCGCGGCGAGCAGGTGGTCGCACCGGCGCCGATGCCCTTCGATCGCGCCACCCAGGAGCGCCGGGCCAAACGGGCCGAACGAGAACTCAACGAGCTTGGCCGGGTCAATCCGCTGGCCCTGGAAGAGTTTGCTGCGTTGGAGGAGCGCTACAACTTTCTGGCGACCCAGCTCGAGGACGTCAAGGCCGCCCGCAAGGACTTGCTGGACGTCGTCGCCGAGGTCGACTCCCGCATCCTGCAGGTGTTCAGCGACGCCTTCACCGATGTCGAGCGCGAATTTCGGGAAGTCTTCACGGTGTTGTTCCCCGGTGGCGAGGGACGGCTGCGGCTGACCCAGCCCGACGACATGCTCACCACGGGTATTGAAGTCGAGGCCCGGCCGCCGGGCAAGAAGGTCACCCGGCTGTCTTTGCTGTCGGGTGGAGAGAAGGCGCTGACGGCGGTCGCGATGCTGGTGGCCATCTTCCGCGCCCGACCGTCGCCGTTCTACATCATGGACGAAGTCGAAGCAGCGCTGGACGACGTCAACCTCCGTCGACTCATCGGGTTGTTCGAATTGCTGCGCGACCAGTCGCAGCTGATCATCATCACCCACCAGAAGCCGACGATGGAGGTCGCCGACGCGCTCTACGGCGTCACCATGCAGGGTGACGGCATCACAACGGTGATTTCCCAGCGGATCCGCGGACAGCAGGTCGATCGGCTGGTCTCGAGCTCCTCCTAA
- the ftsY gene encoding signal recognition particle-docking protein FtsY yields MSEGLWIAIAVVAALVLIAALVFGLVRYRRRRIRLSGPPETSAIDRSGGYKASSGITFSRTPTLEPERIDTSGLPAVGDDATIPRDAPKRTISDVHLPDLVPEAPPEAPEAPAEPEVTPAEPEVAEAPPDAPPAPPEAPTPPEAPAPPAIEAIEPTEGRLERLRGRLARSQNALGRSMLGLIGGGDLDEDSWQDVEDTLLIADLGPVVTEAVVTQLRSRLAAANVRTEADARAVLRDVLIKELQPGMDRSIRALPHDDHPSVLLVVGVNGTGKTTTVGKLARVLVADGRRVVLGAADTFRAAAADQLETWASRVGAEVVRGPEGADPASVAFDAVDKGIKTGADVVLIDTAGRLHTKVGLMDELGKVKRVVTRRAAVDEVLLVLDATIGQNGLAQAKVFAEVVEITGAVLTKLDGTAKGGIVFRVQQELGVPVKLVGLGEGPDDLAPFEPGAFVDALLGT; encoded by the coding sequence GTGTCCGAAGGTCTGTGGATCGCCATCGCGGTGGTCGCCGCCCTGGTCCTCATCGCCGCGCTGGTTTTTGGGCTGGTGCGTTACCGTCGGCGCCGGATCAGGCTGTCCGGCCCTCCTGAGACGAGCGCCATCGACCGCTCCGGCGGCTATAAGGCGTCGTCCGGCATCACCTTCAGCCGAACTCCGACCCTCGAACCGGAACGCATTGACACCAGCGGCCTGCCCGCGGTCGGCGATGACGCCACCATTCCGAGGGATGCACCTAAACGGACCATCTCCGACGTGCACCTGCCCGACCTCGTGCCCGAGGCGCCACCAGAGGCGCCAGAGGCCCCGGCAGAGCCGGAGGTAACCCCGGCGGAGCCCGAGGTAGCAGAGGCGCCGCCAGACGCGCCCCCGGCGCCGCCGGAAGCGCCGACACCACCCGAGGCGCCCGCACCGCCCGCAATCGAGGCGATCGAACCCACCGAGGGCAGGCTGGAACGCCTGCGCGGCCGGTTGGCCCGATCGCAAAACGCGCTCGGCCGCAGCATGCTCGGCCTCATCGGTGGCGGCGACCTGGACGAGGACTCCTGGCAGGACGTCGAGGACACGCTGTTAATCGCCGACCTGGGCCCGGTGGTCACCGAAGCCGTGGTGACGCAACTGCGCAGCCGACTGGCCGCGGCCAACGTGCGCACCGAAGCCGACGCCCGCGCCGTGCTGCGCGACGTGCTGATCAAGGAACTGCAACCCGGCATGGACCGCTCGATCCGCGCCTTGCCGCACGACGACCACCCGTCGGTGCTGCTGGTGGTCGGCGTCAACGGCACCGGGAAGACGACCACCGTCGGCAAACTGGCCCGAGTCCTGGTGGCCGACGGCCGCCGTGTCGTGCTCGGGGCGGCGGACACCTTCCGCGCCGCGGCGGCCGACCAACTGGAAACCTGGGCGTCACGGGTAGGCGCCGAGGTGGTGCGGGGGCCCGAGGGGGCCGACCCAGCGTCGGTCGCCTTCGACGCCGTCGACAAGGGCATCAAGACCGGCGCCGACGTCGTGCTCATCGACACCGCCGGCCGGTTACATACCAAGGTCGGGCTGATGGACGAGCTCGGCAAGGTCAAACGGGTGGTGACCCGCCGTGCCGCTGTCGACGAGGTGCTGCTCGTACTCGACGCCACGATCGGCCAGAACGGGCTGGCACAGGCCAAGGTGTTCGCCGAGGTCGTCGAAATCACCGGCGCGGTGCTGACCAAGCTGGATGGAACTGCCAAGGGCGGCATTGTGTTCCGCGTGCAACAGGAACTCGGGGTTCCGGTGAAGCTGGTCGGATTGGGCGAAGGCCCCGATGATCTGGCTCCATTCGAGCCGGGCGCTTTCGTCGACGCCCTGCTCGGCACCTAG
- a CDS encoding ammonium transporter has protein sequence MSFPILGQPDTGDTAWLLASSALVLLMTPGLAFFYGGMVRTRSVLNMIMMSISAMGVVTVLWVLYGYSTAFGDDKFNLFGDPTQFFGLKGLIGGDSAKAEGATAAVDIPLVGTLPATVFVSFQLMFAIITVALISGSVADRLKFSAWLAFSALWATFVYFPIAHWVFAADEGVAEHGGWINRLGAIDFAGGTAVHINAGTAGLVLAIVLGKRSGWPTTLFRPHNLPFVMLGAGLLWFGWYGFNAGSAATSNGVAGSTFVTTTVATAAAMLAWLATERIRDGHATTLGAASGIVAGLVAITPSCSSVNVLGALGVGAAAGVLCALAVGLKFKLGFDDSLDVVGVHLVGGLVGTLLVGILAAPEAPAGAKGLFYGGGWGQLGKQAIGAFSVMGYCAVATFILALILKYTIGLRLGAEQEAAGIDESEHAESGYDFAVTSGSVLPRATLPPSSVNGLEERERVGEKVEAE, from the coding sequence GTGAGTTTCCCGATCCTGGGCCAGCCCGATACGGGCGATACCGCCTGGTTGCTGGCGAGTTCTGCCCTTGTGTTGTTGATGACGCCGGGCCTGGCGTTTTTCTACGGCGGCATGGTGCGTACCCGAAGCGTGCTCAACATGATCATGATGAGCATCAGCGCCATGGGCGTCGTGACCGTGTTGTGGGTGCTTTACGGCTACTCCACTGCATTTGGGGACGACAAGTTCAACCTTTTTGGCGACCCCACCCAGTTCTTCGGACTGAAGGGCCTCATCGGCGGCGACTCCGCGAAAGCTGAAGGGGCCACCGCGGCGGTGGATATCCCGTTGGTCGGGACCCTGCCCGCCACCGTATTCGTCTCTTTCCAGCTGATGTTCGCGATCATCACCGTCGCGCTCATCTCGGGCTCGGTGGCCGACCGGCTCAAGTTCAGTGCCTGGTTGGCGTTCTCGGCGCTGTGGGCGACCTTCGTCTACTTCCCGATCGCGCACTGGGTCTTCGCCGCTGACGAGGGGGTCGCCGAGCACGGCGGCTGGATCAACCGACTCGGGGCAATCGACTTCGCCGGCGGAACGGCGGTCCATATAAACGCCGGTACGGCGGGCCTGGTGCTGGCGATCGTGCTGGGCAAGCGCAGCGGTTGGCCGACCACCCTGTTCCGTCCGCACAACCTGCCGTTCGTGATGCTCGGTGCTGGCCTGCTGTGGTTCGGCTGGTACGGCTTCAACGCCGGTTCGGCGGCGACGTCCAACGGTGTCGCGGGATCGACGTTTGTCACCACCACGGTTGCCACCGCCGCGGCGATGCTCGCCTGGCTCGCCACCGAGCGGATCCGTGACGGACACGCCACCACACTGGGCGCGGCGTCGGGCATCGTCGCTGGCCTGGTCGCCATCACCCCGTCGTGTTCCTCGGTGAACGTGCTGGGCGCGTTGGGCGTCGGCGCGGCCGCTGGCGTCTTGTGCGCGCTCGCGGTGGGGCTGAAGTTCAAGCTCGGCTTCGACGACTCGCTGGACGTGGTCGGGGTGCACCTGGTCGGTGGTTTGGTGGGCACGCTGCTGGTGGGCATCCTCGCCGCGCCGGAGGCGCCGGCCGGTGCCAAGGGCCTGTTCTACGGCGGCGGTTGGGGTCAGCTCGGCAAGCAGGCGATCGGGGCGTTCAGCGTTATGGGCTACTGCGCCGTCGCCACGTTTATCCTGGCCCTTATCCTGAAGTACACGATCGGGCTGCGTCTCGGGGCTGAGCAAGAGGCCGCGGGGATCGACGAGTCGGAGCACGCCGAGAGCGGTTACGACTTCGCGGTCACCAGTGGCTCGGTGCTTCCGCGAGCGACTTTGCCGCCGAGTAGCGTCAACGGCTTGGAAGAGCGGGAGCGAGTGGGCGAGAAAGTAGAGGCGGAATAG
- the glnB gene encoding nitrogen regulatory protein P-II: MKLITAIVKPFTLDDVKTSLEDAGVLGMTVSEIQGYGRQKGHTEVYRGAEYSVDFVPKVRIEVVVDDSIVDKVVDSIVRAARTGKIGDGKVWVSPVDTIVRVRTGERGPDAL; encoded by the coding sequence ATGAAGCTGATCACCGCGATCGTGAAGCCGTTCACCCTTGATGACGTCAAGACCAGCCTCGAAGACGCCGGAGTCTTGGGGATGACTGTCAGCGAAATCCAGGGCTACGGTCGGCAGAAGGGTCACACGGAGGTCTACCGGGGTGCTGAATACTCGGTCGACTTCGTGCCGAAGGTTCGCATCGAGGTCGTTGTCGACGACTCCATCGTCGACAAGGTCGTGGACAGCATCGTCCGGGCCGCCCGCACGGGCAAGATCGGTGACGGCAAGGTGTGGGTCAGCCCGGTCGACACCATCGTCCGGGTGCGCACCGGTGAACGCGGACCTGACGCGTTGTGA
- a CDS encoding [protein-PII] uridylyltransferase, giving the protein MTEPRPDQTRSARAAVDLAAARRALLADDHRDMPPAELRQAVLDLHESWLNAKASEIGITPDSGFAIVGVGGLGRRELLPHSDLDLVLLHDNKPAEVLGPVADKLWYPLWDANIRLDHSVRTVGEALGTANSDLTAALGMLEARHIAGEERLSNELIDGVRRQWRSGIRSRMDELVEMTHARWLRLGRIAHRAEPDLKSGRGGLRDVQLLNALALAQLIDRHGMAAAEVPAGSLDDAYRTLLDVRTELHLVSGRGRDQLQAQFADEISAALGVGDRFDLARLLSGAGRTISYHAVTGLRTAVNALPRRGISALVRRPKRRPLDEGVVEYAGEIVLAREAHPERDPGLVLRVAAAAADTGVPIGAATLSRLAEKAPELPVPWPREALDHLLVVLLAGPTAVPTIEALDRTGLWGQLLPEWSAIRDLPPRDVSHKWTVDRHVIECAVHAAPLTTRVARPDLLALGALLHDIGKGRGADHSVLGAEMVLQIGQRLGLSQPDIQTLSKMVRHHLLLPITATRSDLNDPKVIESVTEALGGDPQLLELMHALSEADSKATGPGVWSDWKASLVADLVRRCRLMMAGEPLPQAEPSAPHYLSLAADHGVHVELTSGDSERFHAVMVAPDERGLVSKAAAVLAMNSLRVHSATVNTHDGVAITEFVVSPLFGSPPATDLLRQAFVGALRGSDVVATLEKRDLDAASSASARAGEVQVGVPVTRSTAPPRILWLDTDTPGHLILEIRAMDRTGLLALLARALERAGSDIVWAKVNTFGSTAADVFCVTVPPESDARHAVEKHLMAVLGGRVDVLEDEPVGD; this is encoded by the coding sequence GTGACAGAACCCCGGCCGGACCAAACCAGAAGCGCCCGCGCGGCAGTCGATTTGGCTGCCGCGCGGCGTGCGCTGTTGGCCGATGATCATCGCGACATGCCGCCTGCCGAGCTGCGGCAGGCGGTGCTCGATTTGCACGAATCCTGGCTGAACGCCAAAGCATCCGAGATCGGCATCACCCCGGACAGCGGCTTCGCGATCGTGGGAGTCGGCGGACTGGGTCGCCGCGAACTGCTGCCACACTCGGATCTCGACCTGGTGCTGTTGCACGACAACAAGCCGGCCGAGGTGCTCGGCCCGGTGGCCGACAAACTGTGGTATCCGTTGTGGGACGCCAACATTCGGCTCGATCACAGCGTGCGCACGGTCGGCGAGGCGCTGGGCACAGCCAATTCCGACCTGACCGCCGCCCTGGGCATGCTCGAAGCACGCCATATCGCGGGCGAAGAGCGGCTCTCGAACGAGCTGATCGACGGCGTTCGACGCCAGTGGCGCAGCGGAATTCGTTCGCGAATGGACGAGCTCGTCGAAATGACCCATGCCCGCTGGCTGCGGCTGGGCCGGATCGCGCACCGCGCCGAGCCCGACCTCAAGTCGGGGCGCGGTGGCCTGCGCGACGTGCAGTTGCTCAACGCCTTGGCGCTGGCCCAACTCATCGACCGGCACGGCATGGCCGCTGCCGAGGTGCCGGCCGGATCGCTGGACGACGCGTATCGCACGCTGCTGGATGTGCGCACCGAACTACACCTGGTGTCCGGCCGCGGCCGTGATCAGTTGCAGGCACAGTTCGCCGACGAGATCAGCGCCGCCTTGGGAGTGGGCGACCGCTTCGATTTGGCGCGCTTGCTGTCTGGGGCCGGTCGCACGATCAGCTACCACGCGGTGACCGGGTTACGAACGGCGGTCAACGCGCTGCCGCGGCGCGGCATCTCGGCTTTGGTGCGCCGACCGAAGCGGCGACCCCTGGACGAAGGTGTCGTCGAGTACGCCGGAGAAATCGTGCTCGCTCGCGAGGCGCACCCCGAGCGTGATCCCGGCCTGGTGCTGCGCGTGGCCGCCGCGGCGGCCGACACCGGTGTGCCGATCGGCGCCGCCACGCTGAGCCGGCTGGCCGAGAAGGCGCCCGAGCTGCCGGTTCCGTGGCCACGGGAGGCGCTGGACCACCTGCTGGTGGTGCTGTTGGCCGGTCCGACCGCGGTGCCGACCATCGAGGCCCTGGACCGGACCGGACTATGGGGCCAGCTGCTACCGGAGTGGAGCGCCATCCGCGATCTCCCGCCCCGCGACGTCTCCCACAAATGGACCGTGGACCGTCACGTCATCGAGTGCGCCGTTCATGCGGCACCGTTGACCACCCGGGTGGCGCGGCCCGACTTGCTCGCCCTGGGTGCGCTACTGCACGACATCGGCAAGGGCAGGGGAGCCGATCACAGCGTGCTCGGTGCCGAAATGGTGTTACAGATCGGCCAGCGCTTGGGGTTGTCGCAGCCGGACATCCAGACGCTGTCGAAGATGGTTCGCCACCACCTGTTGCTGCCCATCACCGCCACCCGCAGCGACCTGAACGACCCGAAGGTCATCGAGTCCGTGACTGAGGCCTTGGGCGGCGACCCGCAGCTGCTTGAACTCATGCACGCTTTGAGTGAGGCGGACTCGAAGGCCACCGGTCCGGGCGTGTGGAGCGACTGGAAAGCCTCATTGGTTGCGGACTTGGTACGCCGCTGCCGGCTGATGATGGCCGGTGAGCCACTGCCGCAAGCGGAACCTTCTGCGCCGCACTACCTTTCGTTGGCGGCCGACCACGGGGTGCATGTCGAGCTCACGTCCGGGGACAGCGAGCGCTTTCACGCGGTGATGGTGGCGCCGGACGAGCGAGGGTTGGTGTCGAAGGCCGCGGCCGTGCTTGCGATGAACTCGCTGCGGGTTCACTCGGCGACGGTCAACACCCACGACGGTGTCGCGATTACCGAATTCGTGGTGTCGCCGCTGTTCGGTTCCCCTCCCGCGACCGACCTGCTGCGTCAGGCGTTCGTGGGTGCGCTGCGCGGCAGCGACGTCGTCGCGACGCTGGAAAAGCGGGACCTCGACGCCGCGAGTTCGGCATCCGCACGGGCCGGAGAGGTGCAGGTCGGGGTGCCCGTGACGCGTTCGACCGCGCCACCGCGCATCCTGTGGCTCGACACCGACACTCCCGGGCATCTCATCCTGGAAATCCGCGCGATGGACCGGACCGGCTTGCTCGCGCTGCTGGCGCGGGCGCTGGAACGCGCCGGATCCGACATCGTGTGGGCCAAGGTCAACACCTTCGGGTCGACGGCCGCCGACGTGTTCTGCGTGACCGTGCCACCCGAGTCCGACGCGCGGCACGCGGTGGAAAAGCACCTGATGGCCGTCTTGGGGGGCCGCGTAGACGTACTCGAGGACGAACCCGTCGGCGACTAA
- a CDS encoding DEAD/DEAH box helicase: MLDFTAAYDRATRGYLLSLQPASSVDATTGGGQPLRGWQRRALVKYLGTQPRDFLAVATPGAGKTNFALRIVAELLGDRVVEQVTIVVPTEHLKIQWAHAASRYGLALDPKFSNSNPQTSPDYHGVVVTYAQVAAHPTLHRVRTEQRKTLVVFDEIHHGGDAKTWGDAIREAFSDATRRLALTGTPFRSDDSPIPFVTYEPEADGVMRSRADHTYGYAEALADGVVRPVVFLAYSGQARWRDSAGEEHEARLGEPLSAEQTARAWRTALDPAGEWMPAVITAADRRLRQLRTHVPDAGGMIIASDRTAARAYAALLQKLTSETPTVVLSDDPGSSARISEFAASTSRWLVAVRMVSEGVDVPRLSVGIYATSASTPLFFAQAIGRFVRSRRPGETASIFLPSVPNLLQLASELEAQRDHVLGKPHRETLDDPLDQDLATRTQTEPGDPDNGFTSLGAEAELDQVIFDGSSFGTATPAGSEEEADYLGIPGLLDAEQMRALLHRRQDEQLRKRKAQLSQHGQTEAAPLTTHGQLRELRRELNALVSIAHHRTGKPHGWIHNELRRRCGGPPIAAASRDQVQARIEALRQLNAEHS; this comes from the coding sequence ATGCTAGATTTCACAGCCGCATACGATCGAGCCACACGGGGGTATTTGTTGTCGCTGCAGCCAGCAAGCTCGGTCGATGCGACAACCGGTGGCGGCCAGCCGTTGCGCGGTTGGCAGCGCCGCGCGCTGGTGAAGTACCTGGGCACCCAGCCGCGCGATTTCCTCGCGGTGGCGACGCCGGGAGCCGGGAAGACCAACTTCGCCTTGAGGATCGTCGCCGAATTGCTCGGCGACCGGGTCGTCGAGCAGGTCACCATCGTCGTGCCCACCGAGCACTTGAAAATTCAGTGGGCACACGCCGCAAGCCGGTACGGCCTGGCCCTGGATCCGAAGTTCTCCAACTCCAACCCGCAAACGTCGCCGGACTACCACGGGGTCGTCGTCACCTACGCCCAGGTGGCCGCGCATCCCACCCTGCACCGGGTGCGCACCGAGCAGCGCAAGACGCTGGTCGTCTTCGACGAGATCCACCACGGAGGCGACGCCAAGACCTGGGGCGACGCCATCCGCGAAGCGTTCAGCGACGCCACCCGCCGGCTCGCCCTGACGGGCACGCCGTTTCGCAGCGACGACAGCCCCATCCCGTTCGTCACGTACGAGCCCGAGGCTGACGGGGTTATGCGGTCCCGCGCCGACCACACCTACGGCTACGCCGAAGCCCTCGCCGACGGCGTGGTCCGGCCGGTGGTCTTCCTCGCCTATTCGGGGCAGGCGCGCTGGCGGGACAGCGCCGGCGAGGAACACGAGGCACGACTGGGCGAGCCACTCTCGGCCGAGCAGACGGCGCGCGCGTGGCGCACCGCGCTGGACCCCGCCGGCGAGTGGATGCCGGCGGTGATCACCGCCGCCGATCGCCGCCTTCGGCAATTGCGCACCCATGTGCCCGACGCCGGCGGCATGATCATCGCCTCCGACCGCACGGCGGCGCGGGCCTACGCCGCCCTGCTGCAGAAGCTGACCTCGGAGACGCCGACGGTGGTGCTTTCCGACGACCCCGGCTCGTCAGCCCGCATCAGCGAATTCGCCGCGAGCACGAGCCGATGGCTGGTCGCGGTGCGCATGGTGTCCGAAGGCGTCGACGTGCCCCGACTGTCGGTGGGGATCTACGCCACCAGCGCCTCCACCCCGCTCTTCTTCGCCCAGGCGATCGGCCGGTTCGTGCGGTCACGGCGACCCGGTGAAACCGCGAGCATCTTCCTGCCGTCGGTGCCCAACCTGCTGCAGTTGGCCAGCGAGTTGGAAGCCCAACGCGACCACGTGCTCGGCAAACCCCACCGCGAAACGCTGGACGATCCCCTCGACCAAGATTTGGCCACCCGCACCCAGACGGAGCCCGGCGACCCCGACAACGGCTTCACATCGCTGGGAGCCGAAGCCGAATTGGATCAGGTCATCTTCGATGGCTCCTCGTTCGGCACCGCGACCCCCGCCGGGAGCGAGGAAGAAGCGGACTACCTCGGCATTCCCGGGTTGCTCGACGCCGAACAGATGCGTGCCCTGCTGCACCGGCGCCAGGATGAGCAGCTACGGAAACGCAAGGCCCAGCTGTCCCAACACGGCCAGACGGAAGCGGCGCCGCTGACCACCCACGGGCAACTCCGCGAGCTTCGTCGGGAACTCAATGCGCTCGTATCGATCGCTCACCACCGCACCGGCAAACCGCACGGCTGGATCCACAACGAGTTGCGCCGCCGCTGCGGCGGTCCGCCGATCGCCGCGGCCAGCCGGGACCAGGTGCAGGCGCGCATCGAAGCCCTACGGCAGCTCAACGCCGAGCACTCTTAG